A genomic stretch from Bosea sp. F3-2 includes:
- a CDS encoding Zn-dependent hydrolase: protein MAIDQDRLWRRIEALSRITDPERPWTRRSFTPRFLEGREWLVAEFRDAGLETELDAAGNLIGRLAGADPTLKPILIGSHSDTVPSGGRYDGILGVLAALEVAQSFSERGDRLRHTLEVVDFLAEEPSEFGLSCIGSRALAGALTEQHLALTRPDGMTLREGIAFIGGRPAELASVKRPAGGVAAYVEVHIEQGRVLENERIPIGIVTDIVGIRRERIIVTGRADHAGATPMPLRADALVGAAKLIEAAYKRALATARDNQPLVATFGRIEVSPNAANAVPGEAVLTLEVRSGNEAAVKAFGDALVRDLQPALEELRLAIAVEPISHVAPTACAPEIRSAIANAASSLGLATRDLPSGAGHDGVFVAHTGPIGMIFVPCLDGRSHAPEESITPEQAGDGARVLAETVRLLDVSLG, encoded by the coding sequence GCGCTCTCGCGGATCACCGATCCGGAGCGCCCCTGGACGCGCCGCTCCTTCACCCCGCGCTTTCTCGAAGGCCGTGAATGGCTCGTGGCGGAATTTCGCGACGCCGGGCTGGAGACCGAGCTCGACGCGGCCGGCAATCTGATCGGCCGGCTCGCTGGCGCCGATCCGACGCTGAAGCCGATCCTGATCGGCTCGCATTCCGACACGGTGCCGTCAGGCGGCCGCTATGACGGCATCCTCGGCGTGCTCGCCGCGCTGGAGGTGGCCCAGAGCTTCAGCGAGCGCGGCGACCGTTTGCGCCATACGCTGGAGGTGGTCGATTTCCTGGCGGAGGAGCCGAGCGAGTTCGGCCTCTCCTGCATCGGCAGCCGCGCGCTCGCCGGCGCACTCACCGAGCAGCATCTTGCCCTCACCCGCCCGGATGGCATGACATTGCGCGAAGGTATCGCCTTCATCGGTGGCAGGCCGGCGGAGCTGGCTTCGGTCAAGCGGCCGGCGGGTGGTGTCGCCGCCTATGTCGAGGTCCATATCGAGCAGGGCCGCGTGCTCGAGAACGAGCGCATCCCGATCGGCATCGTCACCGATATCGTCGGCATCCGCCGTGAGCGCATCATCGTGACCGGCCGGGCCGACCACGCCGGCGCGACGCCGATGCCTCTGCGGGCCGACGCCCTGGTCGGCGCCGCAAAGCTGATCGAGGCCGCCTATAAGCGGGCGCTCGCCACCGCGCGGGACAACCAGCCCCTGGTCGCCACCTTCGGGCGCATCGAGGTCAGCCCCAATGCCGCCAATGCCGTGCCGGGCGAAGCCGTCCTGACTCTGGAAGTCCGTTCCGGCAACGAGGCGGCGGTCAAGGCCTTCGGCGATGCGCTGGTGCGCGATCTGCAGCCCGCCCTGGAGGAATTGCGCCTTGCCATCGCGGTCGAACCGATCAGCCATGTCGCGCCGACAGCCTGCGCGCCGGAGATCCGTTCGGCCATCGCCAATGCCGCAAGCTCGCTCGGGCTCGCCACCCGCGACCTGCCGAGCGGCGCCGGCCATGACGGTGTCTTCGTCGCCCATACCGGTCCGATCGGCATGATCTTCGTGCCCTGCCTCGACGGGCGCAGCCATGCGCCGGAGGAATCGATCACACCCGAGCAGGCCGGCGACGGCGCACGCGTGCTGGCCGAGACGGTGCGCCTGCTCGATGTGAGCCTGGGCTAA